The Streptomyces sp. NBC_01268 genome window below encodes:
- a CDS encoding ABC transporter ATP-binding protein, whose protein sequence is MTGSEIRPGGAAGLRAEGVSRTAGGALVLDGVTLAPRPGTLTGLLGPNGSGKSTLLRLLAGVLAPDTGVVTLDGDPLDAVPRRALARRVAVVEQNADTQVDLTVADAVRLGRVPHRRAWSPTTAADEEAVRSALAHTGLTGLAHRTWRTLSGGERQRVHLARALAQEPRELLLDEPTNHLDIQHQLDLLTLVAGLRLTCVVALHDLNLAAMYCDHVVVLCEGGVVAAGAVEEVLTERLVADVYGVRAAVTRPGPDGRPHIRFLGPVLTGA, encoded by the coding sequence ATGACCGGCTCGGAGATCCGCCCCGGCGGGGCCGCGGGGCTGCGGGCCGAAGGCGTCTCCCGCACGGCCGGGGGCGCCCTCGTCCTGGACGGCGTGACCCTCGCGCCGCGCCCCGGCACGCTCACCGGCCTTCTGGGCCCGAACGGTTCGGGGAAGTCCACCCTCCTGCGGCTGCTGGCCGGTGTCCTCGCGCCGGACACCGGGGTGGTGACCCTGGACGGCGACCCGCTGGACGCCGTCCCGCGCCGCGCGCTCGCCCGGCGCGTCGCCGTCGTCGAGCAGAACGCCGACACCCAGGTCGACCTGACCGTGGCCGACGCCGTACGGCTCGGCCGCGTCCCGCACCGCCGGGCCTGGTCGCCGACGACGGCCGCGGACGAGGAGGCCGTCCGGTCCGCGCTCGCGCACACCGGGCTGACCGGGCTCGCGCACCGCACCTGGCGGACCCTCTCAGGCGGCGAACGCCAGCGCGTCCACCTCGCACGCGCCCTCGCCCAGGAGCCCCGCGAGCTCCTCCTCGACGAGCCGACGAACCACCTCGACATCCAGCACCAGCTGGACCTCCTGACCCTCGTAGCGGGCCTGCGCCTCACCTGCGTCGTGGCCCTGCACGACCTCAACCTCGCGGCGATGTACTGCGATCACGTGGTGGTCCTGTGCGAGGGCGGGGTGGTGGCCGCCGGTGCGGTCGAGGAGGTCCTCACCGAACGGCTCGTCGCGGACGTCTACGGCGTCCGGGCCGCGGTGACCCGCCCCGGTCCGGACGGGCGCCCCCACATCCGCTTCCTCGGCCCGGTGCTCACCGGTGCGTGA
- the metE gene encoding 5-methyltetrahydropteroyltriglutamate--homocysteine S-methyltransferase — protein sequence MTTKSAAAAARATVYGYPRQGRNRELKKAIEGYWKGRVTADALRNTGAALRRTNWLQLADAGITEVPTGDFSYYDHVLDTTVMVGAIPRRHQEAVAADATDGYFAMARGTQDVAPLEMTKWFDTNYHYLVPELGPDTVFSADSAKQVTELREALALGLTARPVLVGPVTYLLLAKPAPGVAAEFEPLTLLDRLLPVYAEVLADLRAAGAEWVQIDEPALVQDRTPAELAAAARAYRDLGAARDRPKLLVASYFDRLGDALPVLAKAPVEGLALDFTGPAAANLDGLAAVGGLPGKRLVAGVVDGRNVWVDDLQSSLTTLGTLLGLAGHVDVSASCSLLHVPLDAAAEEDVDPQVLAWLAFARQKTDEVVALAKGLSLGTDAISGELAANRSARSARAASPLTRDPAVRARVRAVTEADRRRSPSYARRAAAQRAHLGLPLLPTTTIGSFPQTAELRAARADLRAGRIGDEGYEERIRAEIQEVVSFQEKAGLDVLVHGEPERNDMVQYFAEQLDGYLATRHGWVQSYGTRYVRPPILAGDISRPRPMTVRWTTYAQSLTPKPVKGMLTGPVTMLAWSFVRDDQPLGETARQVALALRDEVNDLEAAGTSVIQVDEPALRETLPLREADHPAYLAWATESFRLTTAGVRPDTQIHTHMCYAEFGDVVQAIDDLDADVISLEAARSHMQVARELAAHGYPREAGPGVWDIHSPRVPSPEEATALLRAGLEAIPAERLWVNPDCGLKTRGWPETRVSLENLVAAARAVRDEVSRTGASS from the coding sequence GTGACCACGAAGTCCGCAGCCGCGGCAGCACGGGCCACCGTGTACGGCTACCCCCGTCAGGGGCGGAACCGCGAACTCAAGAAGGCGATCGAGGGCTACTGGAAGGGCCGCGTCACCGCCGACGCCCTCCGGAACACCGGCGCCGCGCTGCGCCGGACGAACTGGCTGCAGCTCGCCGACGCCGGCATCACCGAAGTGCCGACCGGCGACTTCTCGTACTACGACCACGTCCTGGACACCACCGTCATGGTGGGCGCGATCCCCCGCCGCCACCAGGAGGCCGTGGCGGCCGACGCGACGGACGGCTACTTCGCCATGGCCCGCGGCACCCAGGACGTGGCGCCGCTGGAGATGACCAAGTGGTTCGACACCAACTACCACTACCTCGTCCCCGAACTGGGCCCTGACACCGTCTTCTCGGCGGACTCGGCCAAGCAGGTCACGGAGCTGCGCGAGGCCCTCGCGCTGGGTCTGACCGCCCGACCCGTCCTGGTGGGACCGGTCACCTATCTCCTGCTGGCGAAGCCCGCCCCCGGCGTGGCGGCGGAGTTCGAGCCGCTGACCCTGCTGGACCGCCTGCTGCCCGTCTACGCCGAGGTCCTCGCCGACCTCCGGGCCGCCGGCGCGGAGTGGGTGCAGATCGACGAACCGGCCCTGGTGCAGGACCGCACGCCCGCCGAACTCGCCGCCGCCGCACGGGCCTACCGCGATCTCGGCGCCGCCCGGGACCGGCCGAAGCTGCTCGTCGCCTCCTACTTCGACCGGCTGGGCGACGCCCTCCCGGTGCTCGCGAAGGCGCCCGTCGAGGGACTCGCCCTCGACTTCACCGGGCCCGCCGCCGCGAACCTCGACGGACTCGCGGCCGTCGGAGGCCTGCCCGGCAAGCGGCTCGTCGCCGGCGTGGTCGACGGCCGCAACGTCTGGGTCGACGACCTGCAGAGCTCCCTCACCACCCTCGGCACCCTCCTCGGTCTCGCCGGCCACGTGGACGTGTCGGCCTCGTGCTCGCTGCTCCACGTGCCGCTCGACGCCGCGGCCGAGGAGGACGTCGACCCGCAGGTCCTGGCCTGGCTCGCCTTCGCCCGGCAGAAGACGGACGAGGTCGTCGCCCTGGCCAAGGGCCTGTCCCTGGGCACCGACGCCATCAGCGGCGAGCTGGCCGCCAACCGGAGCGCGCGCTCCGCCCGCGCCGCCTCCCCCCTCACCCGCGACCCCGCCGTCCGGGCCCGGGTCCGGGCCGTCACCGAGGCGGACCGCCGCCGCTCGCCGTCCTACGCGCGGCGTGCCGCCGCCCAGCGGGCCCACCTCGGGCTTCCGCTGCTCCCGACCACCACCATCGGGTCCTTCCCGCAGACGGCCGAACTGCGCGCCGCTCGCGCGGACCTGCGCGCCGGACGGATCGGGGACGAGGGCTACGAGGAGCGCATCCGGGCGGAGATCCAGGAGGTCGTCTCCTTCCAGGAGAAGGCGGGGCTCGACGTCCTGGTGCACGGCGAGCCCGAACGCAACGACATGGTGCAGTACTTCGCCGAACAGCTCGACGGCTACCTCGCCACCCGGCACGGCTGGGTGCAGTCGTACGGCACCCGGTACGTCCGTCCGCCGATCCTCGCCGGTGACATCTCCCGTCCGCGGCCGATGACGGTGCGCTGGACGACGTACGCGCAGTCCCTGACGCCCAAGCCGGTCAAGGGCATGCTCACCGGCCCGGTCACCATGCTCGCCTGGTCCTTCGTCCGCGACGACCAGCCGCTGGGCGAGACCGCCCGGCAGGTGGCCCTCGCGCTGCGCGACGAGGTGAACGACCTGGAGGCCGCCGGCACCTCCGTCATCCAGGTCGACGAGCCCGCGCTGCGCGAGACCCTGCCGCTGCGGGAGGCCGACCACCCGGCGTATCTCGCCTGGGCGACCGAGTCGTTCCGGCTCACCACCGCGGGAGTGCGGCCCGACACCCAGATCCACACCCACATGTGCTACGCCGAGTTCGGCGACGTCGTCCAGGCCATCGACGACCTCGACGCCGACGTGATCAGCCTGGAGGCGGCCCGCTCCCACATGCAGGTCGCCCGCGAACTCGCCGCCCACGGCTACCCCCGCGAGGCCGGTCCCGGCGTCTGGGACATCCACTCCCCCCGCGTCCCGTCCCCGGAGGAGGCCACCGCCCTGCTCCGCGCGGGACTTGAGGCGATCCCCGCGGAGCGGCTCTGGGTCAACCCCGACTGCGGGCTGAAGACCCGCGGCTGGCCCGAGACCCGTGTCTCCCTGGAGAACCTCGTGGCGGCGGCCCGTGCCGTCCGCGACGAGGTGTCCCGTACCGGGGCTTCCTCCTGA
- a CDS encoding ABC transporter substrate-binding protein, with translation MPLAHSARSAVLFVAGAVLVAGCGTGTGTEAASPEAKGAGHPVRLDNCGQRVEVDRTPRRAVALDQGSAEILLSLGLGDRMVGTATWTDPVLEGLEKANAAVPRLADRYPSFEKVLDTEPDFVSASFLYTLGKGGVAPREQFAKLGVPTYLSPTDCVGKDNSGDGDGVRTEPLTMDTVYGEIRDLARVFGVPERGEKLVGELRARVGKATAGADFGDASALYWFSDSQGPYMAGCCGAPGIVSGALGVRNVFDDTKEEWPQINWETVADRDPDVLVIADLTRKAQSAESAAKKIEFLETHPVTRNMTAVKHKRYVILSGQAMNPTIRTVEGIEKVAAALKTYGLAK, from the coding sequence GTGCCCCTCGCACACTCCGCCCGTTCCGCCGTGCTGTTCGTGGCCGGTGCCGTTCTCGTCGCAGGCTGCGGCACCGGCACCGGCACCGAGGCCGCTTCGCCCGAGGCCAAGGGAGCGGGCCACCCGGTCCGGCTCGACAACTGCGGGCAGCGGGTCGAGGTCGACCGCACGCCGCGCCGTGCCGTCGCCCTCGACCAGGGATCGGCCGAGATCCTGCTCTCCCTCGGACTGGGCGACCGCATGGTGGGCACCGCCACCTGGACCGACCCCGTCCTCGAGGGACTGGAGAAGGCGAACGCCGCCGTGCCCCGGCTCGCCGATCGCTACCCGTCGTTCGAGAAGGTCCTCGACACCGAGCCCGACTTCGTCAGCGCCTCCTTCCTCTACACCCTGGGCAAGGGCGGCGTGGCCCCCCGGGAGCAGTTCGCGAAACTCGGGGTCCCCACCTACCTCTCCCCCACCGACTGCGTCGGCAAGGACAACAGCGGCGACGGCGACGGCGTGCGGACCGAGCCGCTGACCATGGACACCGTGTACGGGGAGATCCGCGACCTCGCCCGGGTGTTCGGCGTGCCGGAGCGCGGCGAGAAGCTGGTCGGGGAGCTCCGCGCGCGGGTCGGGAAGGCCACGGCCGGGGCCGACTTCGGCGACGCGTCCGCCCTCTACTGGTTCTCCGACTCCCAGGGCCCGTACATGGCCGGGTGCTGCGGCGCACCGGGGATCGTCAGCGGGGCGCTCGGCGTGCGGAACGTCTTCGACGACACGAAGGAGGAGTGGCCGCAGATCAACTGGGAGACCGTCGCCGACCGCGATCCCGACGTGCTGGTGATCGCCGATCTGACCCGCAAGGCGCAGTCGGCCGAGAGCGCCGCCAAGAAGATCGAGTTCCTGGAGACGCACCCCGTCACCCGGAACATGACGGCGGTGAAGCACAAGCGGTACGTGATCCTCAGCGGACAGGCCATGAACCCCACGATCCGCACCGTCGAGGGCATCGAGAAGGTGGCCGCCGCGCTGAAGACGTACGGTCTCGCGAAGTGA
- a CDS encoding FecCD family ABC transporter permease produces MRSSRALAPVATIGGVVLLCVSVALALTIGPADIRVADSWSVVASHLGGDPSGLSAIRDGIVWDLRLPRTLLAAVCGAGLAVCGAVMQSLLRNPLADPFVLGVSSGASTGAVAVVVLGAGGGLLSVTGGAFLGALCSFALVLLLSHVLGGSADRVVLAGVAAMQLFSALTSFVVMTAADAETTRGILFWLLGSLGGAGWTDVGVCGAVLAVGLAVCLGHARTLDAFAFGEDAAAALGVSVARTRLVLLSVTALLTAVLVSSAGAIGFVGLVLPHAIRALAGPGHARLLPLSALAGAVFLVWADTLARTVLDPQEVPVGVVTSIIGVPAFVLVLYRTRSTR; encoded by the coding sequence ATCCGCTCCTCCCGGGCACTCGCGCCGGTCGCCACGATCGGCGGGGTTGTCCTCCTGTGCGTCTCGGTCGCCCTCGCCCTCACCATCGGTCCGGCGGACATCCGCGTCGCGGACTCCTGGTCCGTGGTGGCCTCCCACCTCGGCGGGGACCCGTCCGGCCTGAGCGCCATCCGGGACGGCATCGTGTGGGACCTGCGGCTGCCCCGCACGCTTCTCGCGGCCGTGTGCGGAGCGGGTCTGGCGGTGTGCGGGGCGGTGATGCAGTCGCTGCTGCGCAATCCGCTCGCCGACCCGTTCGTCCTCGGCGTCTCCTCGGGCGCGTCGACCGGGGCGGTCGCGGTCGTCGTCCTCGGTGCGGGCGGGGGCCTGCTGTCCGTCACCGGGGGCGCGTTCCTCGGCGCGCTCTGCTCCTTCGCCCTGGTCCTGCTCCTCAGCCACGTGCTGGGCGGGTCGGCCGACCGCGTCGTGCTGGCAGGGGTGGCGGCGATGCAGCTGTTCTCGGCCCTCACCTCGTTCGTGGTGATGACCGCAGCCGACGCCGAGACCACCCGGGGCATCCTCTTCTGGCTGCTCGGCTCGCTCGGCGGCGCCGGCTGGACGGACGTCGGGGTGTGCGGCGCCGTGCTCGCCGTCGGGCTGGCCGTCTGCCTCGGGCACGCCCGCACCCTGGACGCGTTCGCGTTCGGCGAGGACGCGGCGGCGGCGCTCGGCGTCTCCGTGGCCCGGACCCGCCTGGTCCTCCTGTCGGTGACGGCCCTGCTGACCGCGGTCCTGGTCTCCTCCGCGGGTGCGATCGGCTTCGTCGGCCTGGTCCTGCCGCACGCGATCCGGGCCCTCGCGGGCCCCGGTCACGCCCGGCTGCTGCCGCTGTCCGCACTGGCCGGGGCGGTCTTCCTGGTGTGGGCCGACACCCTCGCCCGTACGGTGCTCGACCCCCAGGAGGTCCCGGTCGGTGTGGTCACCTCGATCATCGGCGTCCCCGCGTTCGTCCTCGTCCTGTACCGCACCAGGAGCACCCGATGA
- a CDS encoding alpha/beta hydrolase, producing MRSRRTAPAVALGAIATLLPVLTPAVASAAGPAPRAATATTATPSPDPLARYGRQKPRWSRCDAEGPAEYECATIEVPLDYARPNGRTLDLAVSRTKATSARDRRGVLLLNPGGPGGSGLDMPVWMAPMLSDDVRKRYDLIGFDPRGVGRSSPVSCGLNDAETAWQRPYKAATFKRDVQWARTVAEKCRARNGAVLSHLTTRDTARDMDVIRAVLGEKKISYLGYSYGTYLGAVYTQMFPKRADRFVLDSAVDPERIWRGMIRIWAEGAEPAFTRWTGWAAERNATYGLGAIPAEVGATFWALVARADREPIELDGVALTGDDIRLGSRAVFFDVAYAAEAVVRLKDAAEGRTPAPARRGTPPAPVPSAFARAADAPADAPAVPADNMDAAFWSVVCADTRAWPRDPERYRRDAIRDKRRYPLYGDFASNIKPCAFWRGGAEPATEVNNSVAALVLQNEWDSQTPLASGQGLRRAMKGARMVTVLGGQGHGVYGLGSCADATATAYLVTGRLPAGDLTCRTPADQAHRSTGLPLPTLPQRLPIGQGRF from the coding sequence GTGCGAAGCAGACGAACAGCGCCCGCCGTGGCCCTCGGCGCCATCGCGACGCTCCTCCCCGTTCTCACCCCCGCCGTGGCCTCGGCGGCCGGACCGGCGCCCCGGGCCGCCACCGCGACCACCGCCACCCCGTCACCCGACCCGCTCGCCCGCTACGGCCGGCAGAAGCCGCGCTGGAGTCGCTGCGACGCCGAAGGGCCGGCGGAGTACGAGTGCGCGACGATCGAGGTGCCCCTCGACTACGCCCGCCCGAACGGCCGCACGCTCGACCTCGCCGTGTCCCGGACGAAGGCGACCAGCGCCCGTGACCGGCGCGGTGTGCTGCTGCTGAACCCCGGCGGGCCCGGCGGATCGGGCCTCGACATGCCGGTCTGGATGGCGCCGATGCTGTCGGACGACGTGAGGAAGCGGTACGACCTGATCGGCTTCGACCCCCGGGGCGTCGGCCGGAGCAGCCCGGTGAGCTGCGGACTGAACGACGCGGAGACCGCGTGGCAACGCCCTTACAAGGCAGCGACGTTCAAGCGGGACGTCCAGTGGGCGCGGACCGTCGCGGAGAAGTGCCGGGCGCGGAACGGCGCCGTCCTGTCGCACCTCACCACCCGCGACACGGCACGGGACATGGACGTCATCCGCGCGGTGCTCGGCGAGAAGAAGATCTCGTACCTCGGCTACTCCTACGGCACCTATCTGGGAGCCGTCTACACGCAGATGTTCCCCAAGCGCGCCGACCGGTTCGTGCTCGACAGCGCGGTCGACCCGGAGCGGATCTGGCGCGGCATGATCCGGATATGGGCCGAGGGGGCGGAACCGGCGTTCACGCGGTGGACCGGCTGGGCCGCCGAGCGGAACGCGACCTACGGGCTCGGCGCCATCCCTGCCGAGGTCGGCGCGACGTTCTGGGCGCTGGTCGCCCGGGCGGACCGCGAGCCGATCGAGCTCGACGGCGTCGCCCTGACGGGCGACGACATCCGGCTCGGGTCGCGGGCCGTCTTCTTCGACGTGGCCTACGCCGCCGAGGCGGTCGTACGGCTCAAGGACGCCGCGGAGGGCCGGACCCCGGCGCCGGCGCGGCGCGGCACGCCGCCCGCCCCGGTACCGTCGGCCTTCGCCCGCGCGGCCGACGCCCCGGCCGACGCACCCGCCGTCCCGGCGGACAACATGGACGCCGCCTTCTGGTCCGTGGTGTGCGCCGACACCCGCGCGTGGCCGCGCGACCCGGAGCGGTACCGGCGCGACGCGATCCGCGACAAGCGCCGGTACCCGCTGTACGGGGACTTCGCGTCGAACATCAAGCCGTGTGCGTTCTGGCGGGGCGGGGCCGAGCCCGCCACCGAGGTGAACAACTCCGTCGCCGCCCTCGTCCTGCAGAACGAGTGGGACTCCCAGACACCCCTGGCCAGTGGGCAGGGGCTGCGCCGTGCGATGAAGGGGGCCCGGATGGTCACCGTCCTCGGCGGCCAGGGCCACGGCGTCTACGGCCTGGGATCCTGCGCGGACGCGACCGCCACCGCCTACCTGGTCACGGGCCGTCTGCCCGCCGGGGACCTCACCTGCCGGACCCCGGCCGACCAGGCCCACCGCTCCACCGGGCTCCCGCTGCCGACCCTCCCGCAGCGCCTCCCGATCGGGCAGGGCCGCTTCTGA
- a CDS encoding alpha/beta hydrolase, which translates to MHFTSENRLDDGVLERAFTLGEIPGILWTPESAAAPTPLILIGHPPLGLRRMYPRLVGRARYYAAEYGFAAATIELPGSGDRPRWPALEQARADLRRTMEAGGPVGDDIVDALVLPLVEKAVPEWRAALDALLSLPGIDGPVGYEGGVISVGIRLAVVEPRIVAAGFFAGSLVPAVMFEEARRVTIPLHVLLQWDDEGNDRQAALDLFDAFGTKEKTLHANMGGHTGVPQFELDPGARFFARHLR; encoded by the coding sequence GTGCACTTCACTTCCGAGAACCGCCTCGACGACGGCGTCCTCGAACGCGCATTCACCCTCGGCGAGATCCCCGGCATCCTGTGGACACCCGAGTCCGCAGCGGCGCCGACCCCTCTGATCCTGATCGGCCACCCCCCGCTCGGACTGCGCAGGATGTACCCGCGCCTTGTGGGACGCGCCCGGTACTACGCGGCGGAGTACGGCTTCGCCGCGGCCACCATCGAGCTTCCCGGGAGCGGTGACCGGCCCCGCTGGCCCGCCCTCGAGCAGGCCCGCGCCGACCTGCGGCGGACGATGGAGGCCGGCGGGCCGGTCGGCGACGACATCGTCGACGCGCTCGTCCTCCCGCTGGTCGAGAAGGCGGTCCCCGAATGGCGGGCCGCCCTGGACGCCCTCCTGTCACTGCCCGGGATCGACGGCCCGGTCGGGTACGAGGGCGGCGTGATCTCCGTCGGCATCCGGCTGGCGGTGGTCGAGCCGCGCATCGTGGCCGCCGGCTTCTTCGCCGGGAGCCTCGTGCCCGCCGTCATGTTCGAGGAGGCCCGCCGGGTCACCATTCCCCTGCACGTCCTGCTGCAGTGGGACGACGAGGGGAACGACCGGCAGGCGGCCCTTGACCTGTTCGACGCCTTCGGCACCAAGGAGAAGACCCTGCACGCCAACATGGGCGGACACACCGGCGTGCCGCAGTTCGAACTCGACCCGGGGGCCCGGTTCTTCGCCCGGCACCTGCGCTAG
- a CDS encoding glycoside hydrolase gives MLNRRNVLRGLAAVPGAAALAGLGAGTARADFATVIDPAADRGTWEGWGTSLSWWAKAVGPDPKLADALFGRGTVQLLGQTLPGLGMNIVRYNAGASGTNSIDGRTMKPAPSIDGYKQIEGYQLDWYDADPSSASWNWYADANQRDMMWLARDRGADTFELFSNSPMWWMLRNDDPRGHDAGWTSNLQDGNYGRHAAYLATIARYAHDHWGIDFRSVQPVNEPGLPWTPEMGRGQEGCFFDPAQQARLVKETRTQLDARGLSWMEIPAMDENGYDYALTAWNEFGPDTRQAVGRINVHGYRSDTRRDLLHAAAAESGKRIWMSEYTDGDASGMTIARSIGYDMRWLHPTAWIHWQIVDNSNGGGWGPIELVDGRLGLVNTKYYVLAQYMRHIRPGMRIIESGHPDVVAAYDRPSRKLVIVAANHGAGQYIDFDLSRFTTVSTDGALVERWYTSTAGSQRYAYRNDDTYLHGKRFWSWFDAQSVQTFEIGGVDI, from the coding sequence ATGCTGAACCGACGCAACGTGCTGCGCGGACTGGCGGCGGTACCGGGCGCCGCCGCGCTGGCGGGTCTGGGCGCGGGAACGGCGAGGGCCGACTTCGCGACGGTCATCGACCCCGCCGCCGACCGGGGCACGTGGGAGGGCTGGGGCACCTCGCTGAGCTGGTGGGCCAAGGCGGTGGGGCCGGATCCGAAGCTGGCGGACGCCCTGTTCGGGCGGGGTACGGTCCAGTTGCTGGGGCAGACCCTGCCCGGGCTCGGCATGAACATCGTGCGCTACAACGCCGGGGCGTCGGGGACGAACAGCATCGACGGGCGCACGATGAAGCCGGCGCCGAGCATCGACGGGTACAAGCAGATCGAGGGGTACCAGCTCGACTGGTACGACGCCGATCCCTCCTCCGCCAGCTGGAACTGGTACGCGGACGCGAACCAGCGCGACATGATGTGGCTGGCCAGGGACCGTGGGGCCGACACCTTCGAGCTGTTCTCCAACTCGCCCATGTGGTGGATGCTGCGGAACGACGACCCGCGCGGCCACGACGCGGGGTGGACGAGCAACCTCCAGGACGGCAACTACGGGCGCCACGCGGCCTATCTGGCCACCATCGCCCGGTACGCCCACGACCACTGGGGCATCGACTTCCGCTCGGTGCAGCCGGTCAACGAGCCGGGCCTGCCGTGGACCCCGGAGATGGGCCGCGGCCAGGAGGGCTGCTTCTTCGATCCCGCCCAGCAGGCGCGGCTCGTCAAGGAGACCCGCACGCAGCTCGACGCCCGTGGCCTGTCCTGGATGGAGATCCCGGCCATGGACGAGAACGGCTACGACTACGCGCTGACCGCCTGGAACGAGTTCGGCCCCGACACCCGGCAGGCGGTCGGACGGATCAACGTCCACGGATACCGCTCCGACACCCGGCGCGACCTGCTCCACGCCGCCGCGGCGGAGTCGGGCAAGCGGATCTGGATGTCCGAGTACACCGACGGCGACGCCAGCGGGATGACCATCGCCCGGAGCATCGGCTACGACATGCGCTGGCTCCACCCCACGGCGTGGATCCACTGGCAGATCGTCGACAACAGCAACGGTGGCGGCTGGGGCCCCATCGAGCTCGTCGACGGCCGACTCGGCCTCGTCAACACGAAGTACTACGTCCTGGCCCAGTACATGCGCCACATCCGGCCCGGCATGCGGATCATCGAGTCCGGTCACCCCGACGTGGTCGCCGCCTACGACCGTCCCTCGCGCAAGCTGGTGATCGTGGCCGCCAACCACGGCGCGGGCCAGTACATCGACTTCGACCTCTCGCGCTTCACCACCGTGTCGACCGACGGAGCCCTCGTGGAGCGCTGGTACACGTCCACCGCCGGCAGCCAGCGGTACGCCTACCGCAACGACGACACGTACCTGCACGGCAAGCGGTTCTGGTCGTGGTTCGACGCGCAGAGCGTGCAGACCTTCGAGATCGGAGGCGTCGACATCTGA
- a CDS encoding FKBP-type peptidyl-prolyl cis-trans isomerase, protein MTEPTKPEVRVPEGDAPTELTIRDLVVGDGAEAKPGMVVRVHYVGVTFESGKEFDASWDRGQPFKFAVGGGRVIKGWDRGVRGMRVGGRREIIVPPRLGYGKQSPSPLIPAGSTLVFVVDLLSV, encoded by the coding sequence ATGACCGAACCGACCAAGCCCGAGGTGCGTGTTCCGGAGGGTGACGCTCCTACCGAGCTGACCATCCGGGACCTGGTCGTCGGGGACGGGGCCGAGGCGAAGCCGGGCATGGTCGTCCGGGTTCACTACGTCGGGGTCACCTTCGAGTCCGGGAAGGAGTTCGACGCCTCCTGGGACCGGGGCCAGCCGTTCAAGTTCGCCGTGGGCGGTGGCCGGGTCATCAAGGGCTGGGACCGCGGCGTTCGGGGGATGAGGGTCGGCGGGCGTCGCGAGATCATCGTTCCCCCGCGCCTCGGCTACGGCAAGCAGTCGCCCTCGCCCCTGATCCCGGCGGGCTCGACCCTGGTCTTCGTCGTGGACCTGCTCTCGGTCTGA